A window of the Branchiibius hedensis genome harbors these coding sequences:
- a CDS encoding 1,4-dihydroxy-2-naphthoyl-CoA synthase, whose amino-acid sequence MTDQNPFDETAWALVSGFEDLTDITYHRCVLDGPAKGTVRVAFNRPQVRNAFRPHTVDELYRALDHARMTPDVGCVLLTGNGPSAKDGGWAFCSGGDQRIRGRSGYQYAEGETADTVDQARVKAAGGRLHILEVQRLIRTMPKVVIAVVNGWAAGGGHSLHVVCDLTIASREHARFKQTDADVGSFDAGYGSAYLAKQVGQKFAREIFFLGRTYDAETMQRMGAVNIVADHAQLEVEALQVAAEINGKSPTAQRMLKFAFNLTDDGLMGQQVFAGEATRLAYMTDEAVEGKDAFLEKRDPDWSAFPWYF is encoded by the coding sequence GTGACTGATCAGAACCCGTTCGATGAGACCGCCTGGGCACTGGTGTCCGGCTTCGAGGACCTGACCGACATCACCTACCACCGGTGCGTGCTGGACGGGCCGGCCAAGGGCACGGTGCGCGTGGCGTTCAACCGCCCGCAGGTGCGCAACGCGTTCCGGCCGCACACCGTCGATGAGCTCTACCGGGCGCTGGACCACGCGCGGATGACCCCCGACGTGGGCTGCGTGCTGCTCACCGGCAACGGACCGTCGGCCAAGGACGGTGGCTGGGCGTTCTGTTCCGGCGGCGACCAGCGGATCCGGGGACGATCGGGTTACCAGTACGCCGAGGGGGAGACCGCCGACACCGTCGATCAGGCGCGCGTGAAGGCGGCTGGGGGACGGTTGCACATCCTGGAAGTGCAGCGACTGATCCGCACGATGCCCAAGGTCGTGATCGCCGTGGTCAACGGGTGGGCAGCCGGCGGCGGCCATTCGCTGCACGTGGTGTGCGACCTGACGATCGCATCCCGCGAACACGCGCGTTTCAAGCAGACCGACGCGGACGTGGGGTCCTTCGACGCGGGGTACGGGTCGGCGTACCTGGCCAAGCAGGTCGGCCAGAAGTTCGCGCGCGAGATCTTCTTCCTCGGGCGCACGTACGACGCGGAGACGATGCAGCGGATGGGCGCGGTCAACATCGTCGCCGACCACGCCCAGTTGGAGGTCGAGGCACTGCAGGTGGCTGCCGAGATCAACGGCAAATCTCCCACCGCACAGCGGATGCTGAAGTTCGCGTTCAACCTGACTGATGACGGTTTGATGGGGCAGCAGGTCTTCGCCGGCGAGGCGACCCGGTTGGCGTACATGACCGACGAAGCCGTCGAAGGCAAGGACGCGTTCCTGGAGAAGCGCGACCCGGATTGGTCTGCCTTCCCCTGGTACTTCTAG